In one Gossypium hirsutum isolate 1008001.06 chromosome D09, Gossypium_hirsutum_v2.1, whole genome shotgun sequence genomic region, the following are encoded:
- the LOC107892309 gene encoding WAT1-related protein At5g40240, whose product MARRNEWKELVIPCIAMVAVECSNVTGGILFKAASFTGMSYFVFTAYSYLLSTLVFLFIAALFKRKTLFPPLKFPLFSRIFLLGLLGFSGQLCLFKGIQLSSPTLASALGNLTPALTFMLAVFFRIEKVAIRSSSCQAKIIGTFTSIFGALVITFYKGPKLFSLSSSVSLQRPLVFMSYESNWIIGGLLEAVAYLILSLAYIIQSQVMKIYPEEITVSLFSGLFGTIISLPICILAEPNLSSWKLSSNVAVVAVLYTGLFGLCFGLGVHVWGIRLMGPVFVASFKPTSIGIAVVMSAIFLGEAVFLGSVFGTLILSTGLYSVLWGKAREEEEELIDDSNTINGRVPLLQSQQS is encoded by the exons ATGGCAAGAAGGAATGAATGGAAGGAATTAGTGATACCATGCATAGCCATGGTTGCTGTAGAGTGCTCCAATGTAACTGGCGGCATTCTATTCAAAGCTGCTTCTTTTACAGGGATGAGCTACTTCGTCTTCACCGCTTACTCTTATCTTTTAAGCACCCTTGTCTTCCTCTTCATAGCAGCCCTCTTTAAAAG AAAAACACTGTTCCCTCCATTGAAGTTCCCTCTTTTTTCCAGAATTTTCCTTCTTGGACTGCTTGG GTTTTCAGGCCAATTATGTTTATTCAAAGGCATACAACTTAGTTCCCCAACTCTTGCTTCAGCCCTTGGCAATCTCACACCAGCTTTGACCTTCATGCTTGCTGTCTTCTTCAG GATTGAAAAAGTAGCAATTAGAAGTTCAAGCTGTCAAGCTAAAATCATTGGCACCTTTACCTCAATATTTGGTGCATTAGTGATTACTTTTTACAAAGGACCCAAACTTTTTTCATTGTCATCATCTGTTTCACTTCAAAGGCCGCTAGTGTTTATGTCATATGAGTCAAATTGGATCATTGGTGGCCTCCTGGAAGCTGTTGCATACCTTATTCTTTCACTTGCGTATATTATCCAG TCCCAAGTAATGAAGATTTACCCAGAAGAGATTACTGTAAGTTTATTTTCTGGCTTGTTTGGGACCATTATATCCCTACCAATATGCATACTTGCTGAACCAAACTTGAGTTCCTGGAAATTAAGTTCTAATGTAGCTGTTGTTGCTGTCTTATACACG GGACTTTTCGGGTTATGTTTTGGATTAGGTGTACACGTATGGGGCATACGCTTGATGGGGCCTGTATTTGTTGCAAGTTTCAAGCCAACTTCAATTGGCATTGCTGTTGTTATGAGTGCTATTTTCCTTGGTGAAGCAGTATTTCTTGGAAG TGTGTTCGGAACTCTAATTTTATCTACGGGATTGTATTCCGTATTATGGGGAAAAgcaagagaagaagaagaagaactaaTAGATGACTCAAACACCATTAATGGAAGAGTCCCTTTGCTACAAAGCCAACAAAGTTGA